A stretch of Terriglobia bacterium DNA encodes these proteins:
- a CDS encoding DUF2274 domain-containing protein gives MPLIEIPPQGKDVSMTVHLPEETANDVKLYARFLKATHQSAPSAIITECIRRTLKQDSEFQTWKSDPANTKTNRGGVRPRKAVPPGLPQSTKSETGGKDK, from the coding sequence ATGCCGCTTATTGAAATACCACCGCAGGGAAAAGACGTTTCGATGACCGTACATCTGCCTGAGGAAACAGCAAACGATGTCAAACTCTATGCCCGTTTCCTCAAGGCCACGCATCAATCAGCGCCATCGGCAATCATCACCGAATGCATCCGCAGAACCTTGAAACAGGATTCGGAGTTTCAAACCTGGAAGTCTGATCCAGCCAACACCAAAACAAATCGGGGAGGAGTTCGCCCCCGCAAAGCTGTTCCACCCGGTCTGCCTCAATCCACTAAGTCGGAAACCGGAGGAAAAGACAAATGA